In Burkholderia gladioli, a genomic segment contains:
- a CDS encoding class I SAM-dependent methyltransferase: protein MSTTARYDSIGGLFEDFTQSAAQRAIEVRTIFHMIGDVSGKSVLDLACGFGFFGREIYRRGAAGVVGVDISEKMIELAREESRKYGDPLEFHVRDVANMEPLGQFDLVNAAWLFNYADSVENLRKMFKVVRASLKPDGKLVAYTVDPDFSLAKGNFAKYGVNVLNERPWGPGHRHDAEFVTEPPSPFSFYRWSRADYESAITEAGFSHFEWQKPLLGADDIATHPPGFWDVFQNNCLQTGLVCKP from the coding sequence ATGAGTACGACAGCTCGATACGATTCGATTGGCGGATTGTTTGAGGATTTCACGCAATCCGCCGCGCAGCGGGCCATCGAGGTCCGCACGATTTTCCACATGATTGGTGATGTTTCCGGCAAGTCGGTGCTGGATCTGGCTTGCGGATTCGGTTTTTTCGGGCGCGAAATCTACCGGCGCGGCGCGGCCGGCGTGGTCGGCGTGGATATCTCCGAGAAGATGATCGAGCTGGCCCGCGAGGAATCGCGCAAATACGGCGATCCGCTCGAATTCCACGTGCGCGACGTGGCGAACATGGAGCCGCTCGGGCAATTCGACCTGGTCAATGCCGCCTGGCTCTTCAATTACGCGGATTCGGTCGAGAACCTGCGCAAGATGTTCAAGGTGGTGCGCGCGAGCCTGAAGCCGGACGGCAAGCTGGTGGCCTATACCGTCGATCCCGATTTCTCGCTGGCCAAGGGCAATTTCGCGAAATACGGCGTGAACGTGCTCAACGAGCGCCCCTGGGGCCCCGGCCATCGCCACGATGCCGAGTTCGTCACCGAGCCGCCCAGCCCGTTCAGCTTCTATCGCTGGAGCCGCGCCGATTACGAAAGCGCGATCACCGAGGCGGGTTTTAGCCACTTCGAATGGCAAAAGCCGCTGCTCGGTGCCGACGACATCGCCACCCACCCGCCTGGTTTCTGGGACGTGTTCCAGAACAACTGCCTGCAGACCGGCCTGGTTTGCAAGCCCTGA
- a CDS encoding GTP cyclohydrolase II, translating to MNQSDDHSGVSIRTRIKVPIRPRSSATAFETEMVTFNGLCDGAEHIALVFGKIGEAPLVRLHSECLTGDVFGSARCDCGEQLDESVALFGERGGILLYLRQEGRGIGLYNKLDAYRLQISQGLDTFAANRALNFPDDLRDFRVAAQMLTALGVGEVSLVTNNPDKTAQLTDHGIKVRQVKSTGVFANSVNFGYLHAKATQHRHAIKLNGEMQ from the coding sequence ATGAATCAATCCGATGATCATTCCGGCGTGAGCATCCGCACACGCATCAAGGTGCCGATTCGTCCGCGTTCGAGCGCGACGGCATTTGAAACCGAGATGGTGACCTTCAACGGTCTTTGCGACGGCGCCGAGCATATCGCGCTGGTGTTCGGCAAGATCGGCGAGGCGCCGCTGGTACGCCTGCATTCCGAATGCCTGACGGGCGACGTGTTCGGCTCCGCGCGCTGCGATTGCGGCGAACAGCTCGACGAGTCGGTCGCGCTGTTCGGCGAGCGCGGCGGCATCCTGCTCTACCTGCGCCAGGAAGGGCGCGGCATCGGGCTCTACAACAAGCTCGACGCGTATCGCCTGCAGATCTCGCAGGGGCTCGACACCTTCGCGGCCAATCGCGCGCTCAACTTCCCCGACGACCTGCGCGACTTCCGCGTGGCGGCCCAGATGCTCACGGCGCTCGGCGTCGGCGAGGTCTCGCTGGTCACCAACAACCCCGACAAGACCGCGCAACTGACCGATCACGGCATCAAGGTGCGCCAGGTGAAGTCGACCGGCGTGTTCGCCAACAGCGTCAACTTCGGTTATCTGCATGCGAAGGCGACCCAGCACCGGCATGCCATCAAGCTCAACGGAGAAATGCAATGA
- a CDS encoding WD40 repeat domain-containing protein produces the protein MIAHRSPISGIAAHRDQYVLTAGYDNQVILWDAKTQQPLARAMHDHLANQGAFSPNGDYVVTSSSDYTARLWTVPNLRLVAVFADQEDDVEMSVFHPSKPLVATASRDHRVRVYDFSGRLVQTFAGHAADVISVEWMSDADELVSSSDDGTIKRWSLATGGLVGDVDLNGIETDTIVIAPDSRIFAGNDEGEIILIDGDRRATLKAHDAGVKRLVLDGRRGLLVSLSYDRTMRLWKVGAGMPEASGGTQLPPEVWPRSCSFEGDDHIVFSTFHSTYRRYNWKLSRWDSREIAPTHGANAAIAIDGKVWTIGDAGVVRVDGVEHANTHSLCNFLTVAGDVVLTGGQLGKLFDARSGRELYQHRSPLNCAASFEHEGVTHAIVGAYTGEGIVLRVEGDKVRHVRDLPLHPNAVKGVARSGDLLFSVAADASATWVCCSTLEIVATLPDAHDKIANGCAGLGEGYFASISRDLKLRIWSPDQQVELIDTPHTHSIKCVSASGDGRYIATGSYYGRVAIYDRVERRWSFDARVSTAGVSSLSFDPLSRHFLASSYDGQVYRVPAIPR, from the coding sequence ATGATTGCCCATCGCAGCCCGATCAGCGGCATCGCCGCCCATCGCGACCAATACGTGCTGACGGCCGGCTACGACAACCAGGTGATCCTGTGGGACGCGAAGACGCAGCAGCCGCTGGCGCGCGCGATGCACGACCATCTCGCCAACCAGGGCGCGTTCTCGCCGAACGGCGACTACGTGGTGACCTCCTCGTCCGACTACACCGCGCGTCTGTGGACCGTGCCGAACCTGCGCCTGGTCGCGGTGTTCGCCGACCAGGAGGACGACGTCGAGATGAGCGTGTTCCATCCGTCCAAGCCGCTGGTGGCGACCGCTTCGCGCGACCATCGCGTGCGCGTCTATGACTTCTCCGGCCGGTTGGTGCAGACCTTCGCGGGGCATGCCGCCGACGTGATCTCGGTCGAGTGGATGAGCGATGCCGACGAGCTGGTCTCGTCGAGCGACGACGGCACCATCAAGCGCTGGTCGCTCGCCACCGGCGGCCTGGTCGGCGACGTCGACCTGAACGGCATCGAGACCGACACCATCGTGATCGCCCCGGACAGCCGCATCTTCGCCGGCAACGACGAAGGCGAGATCATCCTGATCGACGGCGATCGGCGTGCCACGCTCAAGGCGCACGACGCCGGCGTGAAGCGCCTGGTGCTCGACGGCCGGCGCGGCCTGCTGGTGTCGCTGTCCTACGACCGCACCATGCGGCTGTGGAAGGTCGGCGCGGGCATGCCCGAGGCCAGCGGCGGCACGCAACTGCCGCCCGAGGTCTGGCCGCGCTCCTGCTCGTTCGAGGGCGACGACCACATCGTGTTCTCGACCTTCCATTCCACCTATCGCCGCTACAACTGGAAGCTCTCGCGCTGGGACAGCCGCGAGATCGCGCCGACCCACGGCGCCAACGCGGCGATCGCGATCGACGGCAAGGTCTGGACCATCGGCGACGCGGGCGTGGTCCGCGTCGACGGCGTGGAGCATGCGAACACGCACAGCCTCTGCAACTTCCTGACGGTGGCGGGCGACGTGGTGTTGACCGGCGGCCAGCTCGGCAAGCTGTTCGACGCGCGCAGCGGGCGCGAGCTCTACCAGCACCGCTCGCCGCTCAACTGCGCGGCCAGCTTCGAGCACGAGGGGGTGACGCATGCGATCGTCGGCGCCTATACCGGCGAGGGCATCGTGCTGCGCGTCGAGGGCGACAAGGTGCGGCACGTGCGCGACCTGCCGCTGCATCCGAACGCGGTGAAGGGCGTGGCGCGCTCGGGCGACCTGCTGTTCTCGGTGGCGGCCGATGCCTCGGCGACCTGGGTGTGCTGCTCGACGCTGGAGATCGTCGCCACGCTGCCCGATGCGCACGACAAGATCGCCAATGGTTGCGCCGGCCTGGGCGAGGGCTACTTCGCCTCGATCAGCCGCGATCTCAAGCTGCGGATCTGGTCGCCCGACCAGCAGGTCGAGCTGATCGACACGCCGCACACGCATTCGATCAAGTGCGTGAGCGCGAGCGGCGACGGTCGTTACATCGCCACCGGCAGCTACTACGGGCGCGTGGCGATCTACGACCGCGTCGAGCGCCGCTGGAGCTTCGATGCGCGCGTGAGCACGGCGGGCGTGTCCTCGCTGAGCTTCGATCCCCTGTCGCGGCATTTCCTCGCCAGCTCCTACGACGGCCAGGTCTACCGCGTGCCGGCGATCCCGCGCTGA